One Rhodothermales bacterium genomic region harbors:
- a CDS encoding DUF4350 domain-containing protein yields MKQRLPLVLLGATFALLLLVEWFAPRPLDWRPSFEDDATQPYGARVLYELLPDLLGGAEVERMERPPYLHLGDSTSTATTYFFLTDAFAPDDGEALRLYRYAERGNTVFIAAATFDGPLADTLGVETGERLRAVGRMPRDTTLTLTNPQLDRPGGFYLNEQLVSGYFVSVDTSRTVELGGAATTMTNYVRVDVGDGAFYLSAVPLAFTNYGLLGGDGAAYAAAALAYLPTQPTFWDAYAKPQRTAGSTPLRFVLAHPALRWAYFVALFGVVLLVLFRGRRWQRAVPVVAPPPNRARGFVETVGRLYHQHGDDRDLVEKKARYFLDRLRGVLNETALDFSDASRDRVARKAGVARADVDGLFDLFLRLRSASRIAAADLLDLDRRTDAFFRRLT; encoded by the coding sequence ATGAAACAGCGCCTCCCGCTCGTCCTGCTCGGCGCGACGTTCGCGTTGCTGCTCCTCGTCGAGTGGTTCGCCCCGCGCCCGCTCGACTGGCGCCCATCGTTCGAGGACGATGCGACGCAGCCGTACGGCGCGCGCGTGCTCTACGAGCTGCTGCCCGACCTGCTCGGCGGCGCGGAGGTCGAGCGGATGGAGCGCCCGCCGTACCTCCACCTCGGCGACAGCACGAGCACGGCGACGACGTACTTCTTCCTCACCGACGCCTTCGCCCCCGACGACGGCGAGGCGCTCCGGCTCTATCGCTACGCCGAGCGCGGCAACACGGTGTTCATCGCGGCGGCGACCTTTGACGGCCCGCTCGCGGACACGCTCGGCGTCGAGACGGGGGAGCGGCTGCGCGCGGTAGGCCGGATGCCGCGCGACACGACCCTCACGCTCACGAATCCCCAGCTTGATCGGCCTGGAGGGTTCTACCTCAACGAACAATTGGTTTCGGGGTATTTCGTCTCGGTCGATACGTCCCGTACCGTGGAACTAGGTGGAGCCGCAACGACCATGACGAACTACGTCCGCGTGGACGTGGGCGACGGCGCGTTTTACCTCTCGGCCGTGCCGCTCGCGTTCACGAACTACGGCCTGCTCGGCGGCGACGGGGCGGCGTACGCGGCGGCAGCGCTCGCGTATCTCCCCACGCAACCGACGTTCTGGGACGCCTACGCGAAGCCGCAACGCACGGCCGGCTCGACGCCGCTGCGCTTCGTGCTGGCGCACCCCGCGCTGCGATGGGCGTACTTCGTCGCGCTCTTCGGCGTCGTCCTCTTGGTCCTCTTCCGCGGGCGGCGGTGGCAGCGGGCGGTGCCCGTCGTCGCGCCGCCGCCGAACCGGGCGCGCGGGTTTGTCGAGACGGTCGGGCGGCTGTACCATCAGCACGGGGACGACCGCGACCTCGTCGAGAAGAAGGCGCGCTACTTCCTCGACCGCCTCCGTGGCGTGCTCAACGAGACGGCGCTCGACTTCTCCGACGCCTCGCGTGACCGCGTCGCCCGCAAGGCCGGCGTCGCCCGCGCCGACGTGGACGGGCTCTTCGACCTCTTCCTCCGCCTCCGCTCGGCCTCCCGCATCGCCGCCGCCGACCTCCTCGACCTCGACCGCCGCACCGACGCGTTCTTCCGCCGCCTGACGTGA
- a CDS encoding MoxR family ATPase produces the protein MHDTPDPADLHDSPAAAPPAAAPPTAEPRADVARVEAAVEHVRAELRKLVVGQDELVDLLIATVLAGGHVLIEGVPGIAKTLSAKLLAQTMEAAFSRIQFTPDLMPSDVLGTTVFNPKTTEFSFHPGPIFANLVLIDEINRAPAKTQAALFEVMEERQVTIEGEAHPMAPPFHVLATQNPLEHEGTYRLPEAQLDRFLFKIEVGYPSLDEEVRILDGFQRHGGRLDLALVEPVWTADEVAAAQAEVRSVHVEPGLLRYVAEIVAATRGHRALMLGASPRASLAMLTGAKAFAAMRGRDFVTPEDVRDVTAPVLRHRILLTPEREMEGLRPDAVIRRIVEGVEVPR, from the coding sequence ATGCACGACACGCCCGACCCCGCCGACCTCCACGATTCTCCCGCCGCCGCCCCGCCCGCTGCCGCCCCGCCAACTGCTGAGCCGCGCGCCGACGTGGCCCGCGTCGAAGCCGCCGTCGAGCACGTCCGCGCCGAGCTTCGGAAGCTCGTCGTGGGGCAGGACGAACTCGTCGACCTCCTCATCGCCACCGTGCTCGCGGGCGGGCACGTGCTGATCGAGGGCGTGCCCGGCATCGCCAAGACGCTCTCGGCGAAGCTGCTCGCGCAGACGATGGAGGCCGCGTTCTCGCGCATCCAGTTCACCCCGGACCTCATGCCCTCCGACGTGCTCGGCACAACCGTCTTCAACCCGAAGACGACGGAGTTCTCGTTCCACCCCGGCCCGATCTTCGCCAACCTCGTCCTCATCGACGAGATCAACCGGGCGCCGGCCAAGACGCAGGCCGCGCTCTTCGAGGTGATGGAGGAGCGGCAGGTGACGATCGAGGGCGAGGCGCACCCGATGGCCCCGCCGTTCCACGTGCTCGCCACGCAGAACCCGCTCGAACACGAGGGCACGTACCGCCTGCCCGAAGCCCAGCTCGACCGGTTCCTGTTCAAGATCGAGGTCGGCTACCCGTCGCTCGACGAGGAGGTGCGGATCCTCGACGGGTTCCAGCGCCACGGCGGCCGGCTCGACCTCGCGCTCGTAGAGCCGGTGTGGACGGCGGACGAGGTCGCGGCGGCGCAGGCCGAGGTCCGCAGCGTCCACGTCGAGCCGGGACTGCTGCGCTACGTCGCCGAGATCGTGGCGGCGACGCGGGGGCACCGGGCGCTCATGCTCGGCGCGTCGCCGCGCGCGTCGCTCGCCATGCTGACCGGGGCAAAGGCCTTCGCGGCGATGCGCGGGCGCGACTTCGTGACGCCGGAGGACGTCCGCGACGTGACGGCGCCGGTGCTCCGCCACCGAATCCTGCTCACGCCGGAGCGCGAGATGGAAGGGCTGCGGCCCGACGCCGTGATCCGCCGCATCGTCGAAGGCGTCGAGGTGCCGCGCTAG
- a CDS encoding DUF58 domain-containing protein: MVRFLRSLYLSTRLFWLLGGLVLGFVVGFFVPWVTALAKGGVLALAAASLVDAWMLWRSGGIRARREAPDRFSNGDENPVDLVLANDYGFPVRLDVIDEVPVQFQVRDERFGLALGAGEERRFRYTLRPTERGEYHFGAVLAYAAGPIGLLLRRFRAEADQQVQVYPSFIQMRRYAFLATSNRLEEVGVKRVRRLGRTMEFDQIREYVAGDDPRTINWQATARRGGLHVNQYQDERSQPVYAVIDMGRTMEAPFEGMTLLDYAINASLVLLNTALLKNDRAGLVTFGSSVETVVRAERRPAHIYRILEALYNQETTFREPNFEALYATTRQHVHGRGLLLLFTNFETRAGLERQLPYLRALARSHLVVVVFFENTGLHELRTAPAKTTEDLYVKTVAEKLDWEKREIVRELNRHGVQALLTTPDALTVDTINRYLEVKARGLL; the protein is encoded by the coding sequence ATGGTCCGCTTCCTCCGTAGCCTCTACCTCAGCACGCGGCTGTTCTGGCTGCTCGGCGGGCTCGTGCTCGGGTTCGTCGTGGGCTTCTTCGTGCCGTGGGTGACGGCGCTCGCGAAGGGGGGCGTGCTCGCCCTCGCGGCGGCATCGCTCGTAGACGCGTGGATGCTGTGGCGGAGCGGCGGCATCCGCGCCCGCCGCGAGGCCCCGGACCGCTTCTCAAACGGCGACGAGAACCCCGTCGACCTCGTCCTCGCGAATGACTACGGCTTCCCCGTCCGGCTCGACGTGATCGACGAGGTGCCGGTGCAGTTCCAGGTCCGCGACGAGCGGTTTGGCCTCGCGCTCGGCGCGGGAGAGGAGCGGCGGTTCCGCTACACGCTCCGCCCGACGGAGCGCGGCGAATACCACTTCGGCGCCGTGCTCGCGTATGCGGCCGGACCCATCGGCCTGCTCCTACGCCGGTTCCGGGCCGAAGCCGACCAGCAGGTTCAGGTGTACCCGTCGTTCATTCAGATGCGTCGCTACGCCTTCCTCGCCACCAGCAACCGGCTCGAAGAGGTCGGCGTCAAGCGCGTCCGGCGGCTCGGGCGCACGATGGAGTTCGACCAGATCCGCGAGTACGTCGCCGGCGACGACCCCCGCACGATCAACTGGCAGGCGACGGCGCGGCGCGGCGGGCTCCACGTGAACCAGTACCAGGACGAGCGCTCGCAGCCGGTCTACGCCGTGATCGACATGGGACGGACGATGGAGGCGCCGTTCGAGGGCATGACGCTGCTCGACTACGCCATCAACGCGTCGCTCGTCCTGCTCAACACGGCGCTCCTGAAGAACGACCGTGCCGGGCTCGTCACGTTCGGGTCGAGCGTCGAGACGGTCGTGCGGGCGGAGCGGAGGCCGGCGCACATCTACCGCATCCTCGAAGCGCTCTACAACCAGGAGACCACGTTCCGCGAGCCGAACTTCGAAGCGCTCTACGCGACGACGCGGCAGCACGTCCACGGGCGGGGCCTGCTCCTCCTGTTCACGAATTTCGAGACGCGGGCCGGGCTCGAACGGCAACTCCCGTACCTCCGGGCGCTCGCCCGCTCCCACCTCGTCGTGGTCGTGTTCTTCGAGAACACCGGGCTCCACGAGCTGCGCACCGCGCCGGCGAAGACGACCGAGGACCTCTACGTCAAAACCGTCGCCGAGAAGCTCGATTGGGAGAAGCGCGAGATCGTCCGCGAGCTCAACCGCCACGGGGTGCAAGCGCTCCTCACGACGCCCGACGCGCTGACGGTGGACACGATCAACCGCTACCTCGAAGTCAAAGCGCGCGGGCTGCTTTAG
- a CDS encoding lysophospholipid acyltransferase family protein: MAPPAADLVPLPDLGPRVPRKRNAVTRQLSRAVLRAAGWGFDGAFPDAPKFIVAVAPHTSNWDFIVGVLARRALGLEAYFLGKHTLFAPPLGWLMRWLGGTPVRRDVAGGVVQQVVEKFQTHDAFVLGLAPEGTRQRVTTWRTGFYHIARGAGIPIVPVTFDYGRRRIVAAPPVVPTGDLDADLAPMRTFYAAATPLKPEGAG, translated from the coding sequence ATGGCGCCGCCCGCAGCCGATCTCGTCCCCCTGCCCGACCTCGGCCCGCGCGTGCCGCGCAAGCGGAACGCCGTCACGCGGCAGCTCAGCCGCGCCGTGCTGCGCGCAGCGGGGTGGGGGTTCGATGGCGCCTTCCCCGACGCGCCGAAGTTCATCGTCGCCGTGGCCCCGCACACGTCGAACTGGGACTTCATCGTCGGCGTGCTTGCGCGGCGGGCGCTCGGGCTGGAGGCGTACTTCCTCGGCAAGCACACCCTCTTCGCCCCGCCGCTGGGCTGGCTGATGCGGTGGCTCGGCGGGACGCCGGTGCGGCGGGACGTGGCGGGCGGCGTCGTGCAGCAGGTCGTCGAGAAATTCCAGACGCACGACGCCTTCGTGCTCGGCCTCGCGCCGGAGGGCACGCGCCAACGGGTGACGACGTGGCGGACGGGGTTCTACCACATCGCGCGCGGCGCGGGCATCCCCATCGTCCCCGTCACGTTCGACTACGGCCGTCGCCGGATCGTCGCCGCCCCGCCCGTCGTCCCCACCGGCGACCTCGACGCCGACCTCGCGCCGATGCGGACGTTCTACGCCGCCGCGACGCCGCTGAAGCCGGAAGGCGCAGGCTAA
- a CDS encoding alpha/beta hydrolase-fold protein, translating to MLIRSALLLLALIAAPAQAQSPLPFATFAQFTDSLATIGGIGDADERDAALDALWADLIAAEQVPFALGDSAAFLYRGSASSLAVAGDLNGWNPSAGPLGRVGLSDVWMRVYRFPGAARLDYKLVRSGTWILDPANPHQQWSGFGPNSELRMPAWVFPAETVRDPQVPAGAFTPNLSLASAALGYTVRYRVYTPPGYDDLSNLPVVYVTDGHEYADDRLGAFRIVLDNLIAEGRAEPAIAVFIDPRVNGQNRRQEQYVQNPDFAAFVADELVPAVDAAYRTRTDRDGRVILGTSLGGLFSAYLGLLHPDTFGKLAIQSPAFWVSEQGALGWEGPSIYTLVAEAEDGLFDVYMSTGTINDTEDGARQMRTVFESNDHALVYREVPEGHSWGNWRALLDEMLAALLPATATDAEDSNGAVPDLRLTPYPNPARDSVTFQFALDAPSPVALRCYDLGGRLVADLAGGAALPAGPHTVAVDAERIGAAGVYVCRLSDGERTASRLVTLVN from the coding sequence GTGTTGATCCGCTCCGCCCTCCTCCTGCTCGCCCTGATCGCCGCCCCGGCGCAGGCGCAGAGCCCGCTCCCCTTCGCCACCTTCGCGCAGTTCACCGACAGCCTCGCCACGATCGGCGGCATCGGGGACGCGGACGAACGCGACGCCGCCCTCGACGCGCTGTGGGCCGACCTCATCGCGGCGGAGCAGGTCCCGTTCGCGCTCGGCGACTCGGCCGCGTTCCTCTACCGCGGATCGGCCTCCTCGCTCGCCGTCGCGGGCGACCTCAACGGCTGGAACCCGAGCGCGGGGCCCCTCGGCCGCGTCGGGCTGAGCGACGTGTGGATGCGGGTCTACCGCTTCCCCGGGGCCGCCCGGCTCGACTACAAGCTCGTCCGCAGCGGCACGTGGATCCTCGACCCGGCGAACCCGCACCAGCAGTGGAGCGGGTTCGGCCCGAACTCCGAGTTGCGGATGCCCGCGTGGGTCTTCCCCGCCGAGACCGTCCGCGACCCCCAGGTGCCGGCCGGCGCGTTCACCCCGAATCTCTCGCTCGCCAGCGCCGCGCTCGGCTACACCGTCCGCTACCGCGTCTACACGCCCCCCGGCTACGACGACCTCTCGAACCTCCCCGTCGTCTACGTCACCGACGGGCACGAGTACGCCGACGACCGGCTCGGCGCGTTCCGCATCGTCCTCGACAACCTGATCGCGGAGGGCCGCGCCGAGCCCGCGATCGCCGTGTTCATCGACCCACGCGTGAACGGGCAGAATCGCCGGCAGGAGCAGTACGTCCAGAACCCCGACTTCGCCGCATTCGTCGCCGACGAGCTCGTGCCTGCCGTCGACGCGGCGTACCGGACGCGCACCGACCGAGACGGCCGCGTGATCCTCGGGACCTCGCTCGGCGGGCTGTTCTCGGCCTACCTCGGCCTGCTCCACCCCGACACGTTCGGCAAGCTCGCGATCCAGTCGCCCGCGTTCTGGGTGAGCGAGCAGGGCGCGCTCGGATGGGAGGGACCGTCGATTTATACCCTCGTGGCTGAGGCGGAGGACGGACTGTTCGACGTGTACATGTCGACGGGCACGATCAACGACACCGAGGACGGCGCCCGGCAGATGCGGACCGTATTCGAGTCGAACGACCACGCGCTCGTCTACCGCGAGGTGCCCGAGGGTCACTCGTGGGGGAACTGGCGCGCGCTCCTCGACGAGATGCTCGCCGCCCTCCTCCCCGCCACGGCCACCGACGCCGAGGACAGCAACGGCGCGGTGCCCGATCTCCGCCTCACGCCCTACCCCAACCCCGCCCGCGACAGCGTCACGTTTCAGTTCGCCCTCGACGCCCCGTCGCCCGTCGCTCTCCGCTGCTACGACCTCGGCGGCCGGCTCGTCGCCGACCTCGCCGGCGGTGCGGCGCTGCCGGCCGGTCCCCACACCGTCGCCGTCGACGCCGAGCGGATCGGCGCGGCCGGCGTCTATGTCTGCCGGCTTTCCGACGGCGAGCGCACGGCGTCGCGCCTCGTCACGCTCGTGAACTGA
- a CDS encoding HAD hydrolase-like protein, whose product MLTALLLDLDGTLLDTNRFHVTAFVEAFAAHGYGVARDRIDRAVGMGGDKLIADVLGEAAEREHGDAIRATYGESFERLATEHAFALFSGALDLIATAKDRGLKVAIATSSGEDDLETIFESAGVDLRERVDVVTTKSDVDESKPAADVVEAVLAKLGVAATEAALVGDTRYDFEACTRVGVAGIGVATWVFDADALRRAGARVVYADAADLLAHLDDALAAVSPGPDVLTQGRLDTLMGEALSEATRGFAAGEVPIGAVVARWDGTVVARGHNEARETGTNLAHAELLALQHAAVEGGGRAEDLVLVTTLEPCAMCLGAAVEAGIDTVVFALGAPPNGATGKLQTMPERRMPRIVGGVKAGESRALLERWLASQPEGEGGFVRDLLSQG is encoded by the coding sequence ATGCTCACCGCGCTCCTCCTCGACCTCGACGGCACGCTCCTCGACACCAACCGCTTCCACGTCACCGCCTTCGTCGAGGCGTTCGCGGCCCACGGCTACGGCGTCGCCCGCGACCGGATCGACCGGGCCGTGGGGATGGGCGGCGACAAGCTCATCGCCGACGTACTCGGCGAGGCTGCGGAGCGCGAGCACGGCGACGCCATCCGCGCAACCTACGGCGAGAGCTTCGAGCGGCTCGCCACCGAGCACGCCTTCGCCCTCTTTTCCGGCGCGCTCGACCTCATCGCCACCGCGAAAGACCGCGGGCTGAAAGTGGCGATCGCCACGTCGTCCGGCGAGGACGACCTCGAAACCATCTTCGAGAGCGCGGGCGTCGATCTCCGCGAACGTGTGGACGTGGTGACGACGAAGAGCGACGTGGACGAGTCCAAGCCGGCGGCGGACGTGGTCGAGGCCGTGCTCGCCAAACTCGGCGTCGCTGCCACCGAAGCAGCGCTCGTCGGCGACACGCGCTACGACTTCGAGGCCTGCACCCGCGTCGGCGTCGCCGGCATCGGCGTCGCAACGTGGGTCTTCGACGCCGACGCCCTGCGCCGGGCCGGCGCTCGCGTGGTCTACGCCGATGCCGCCGACCTCCTCGCCCATCTCGACGACGCGCTCGCCGCCGTCTCGCCCGGCCCCGATGTGCTGACGCAGGGCCGACTCGACACGCTGATGGGCGAGGCGCTCTCCGAGGCCACGCGCGGCTTCGCGGCAGGCGAGGTGCCGATCGGAGCGGTCGTGGCGCGGTGGGACGGCACGGTCGTCGCTCGCGGGCACAACGAGGCACGCGAGACGGGGACGAACCTCGCCCACGCCGAACTCCTCGCGCTCCAACACGCCGCCGTCGAAGGCGGCGGGCGGGCGGAGGATCTCGTGCTCGTCACCACCCTCGAGCCGTGCGCGATGTGCCTCGGCGCGGCGGTCGAGGCCGGGATCGACACGGTCGTGTTCGCGCTCGGCGCGCCGCCGAACGGAGCGACGGGCAAGCTGCAGACGATGCCCGAACGGCGGATGCCGCGCATCGTCGGCGGAGTGAAGGCGGGGGAGAGTCGGGCCCTTTTGGAGCGGTGGCTCGCCTCGCAGCCGGAGGGCGAAGGCGGGTTCGTGCGCGACCTGCTGAGCCAAGGTTGA
- a CDS encoding M4 family metallopeptidase, which translates to MPRTATPPRFFPALLCGLLLATTFAPAHAQDKRPALDAAFAGALTEVTWSAERDVPLFLSGDLRAADGKRGVDAATAFLAERAPLFGLADAEAFRPTRTEVGDLGDTHVRVQQTVDGVPVFGAESIVHLDRSGAVYAFNGDVYPEAARVATRPGLSAAAAISAAQANLAPGTVYRATNVSRAADAFAAAEQPDWAPTAELVVYPLGKAFVLAYHVRLFVDAPAPANWEVFVDAATGEIVDRYNSIHTTDAHAESASPVSVMMQDGIGSGSSLFGGTLAIPTFLSGGNYYLYNTTRGPSYIRTMTANNGTSLPGSYVTDPDNNFTSQVQKAAVDAHYGAITTFDYFKNTHNRSSYNNNNATITSTVHYSNNYNNAFWNGSQMVYGDGDGSQFIALVSLDIAAHELTHAVTSASAGLIYQNESGALNEAVSDIFAAMVDRDDWKVGEDSYTPGVSGDALRYLNNPPLGNQPDRYADRYTGSGDNGGVHINSGIPNKVAYLMADGGTHYGQAVAAIGRAKTEAIWYRALTVYFTQSTNFAAARTGVLQATADLYGTSGTEYSTVQNAWASVGIGSPAGGGNPPPSNDTYEPNDSFATAHGPLTSGTAISSFIASSSDDDYYTFTSTATGTINVTLGGFSGDYDVFLYNSAQAELGRGYTTNNPETISVTNAAAGTYYVRVDGYNGASSTTDDYQLTVTFPTGGGGGTPQWYYEDLVYESPHNYPNNYNNSKTYTKAGAQRVAMYFSQFNTEANYDFVYIKDAGGTTRATYHGSKSAFWAIVDGASITANLVSDYSVTRYGYKVTRVAYFSPNPLFAGGEEGTPMAFAPDAAESVPVEVGAKSLTGPVEFGLGQNRPNPLTSSATISYGLDATSAVRLVVYDVLGREVAVLADDVREAGSYEVRFDATDLPAGTYFYRLTAGDHVETKQMTIVR; encoded by the coding sequence ATGCCTCGGACCGCTACCCCACCACGCTTCTTCCCCGCGCTCCTGTGCGGGCTCCTGCTAGCGACCACCTTCGCCCCTGCCCACGCCCAAGACAAGCGTCCCGCCCTCGACGCCGCCTTCGCCGGAGCCCTCACCGAAGTGACGTGGAGCGCGGAGCGCGACGTGCCGCTCTTCCTCTCGGGCGACCTCCGCGCTGCCGACGGTAAGCGCGGCGTCGACGCCGCCACGGCCTTCCTTGCCGAGCGCGCCCCGCTCTTCGGCCTCGCGGATGCCGAGGCGTTCCGCCCGACCCGTACTGAGGTCGGCGACCTCGGCGACACGCACGTCCGCGTGCAGCAGACCGTCGACGGCGTGCCCGTCTTCGGGGCCGAGTCGATCGTCCACCTCGACCGGAGCGGGGCCGTCTACGCCTTCAACGGCGACGTCTACCCCGAGGCCGCGCGCGTCGCCACGCGGCCGGGGCTCTCCGCCGCCGCCGCGATCTCCGCCGCGCAGGCCAACCTCGCCCCCGGCACGGTCTACCGCGCCACGAACGTCTCGCGCGCCGCCGACGCCTTCGCCGCCGCCGAGCAGCCCGACTGGGCGCCCACGGCCGAACTCGTCGTCTACCCGCTCGGCAAAGCCTTCGTGCTTGCGTACCACGTCCGCCTCTTCGTCGACGCGCCCGCGCCCGCCAACTGGGAAGTGTTCGTCGACGCCGCCACGGGCGAGATCGTCGACCGCTACAACTCGATCCACACGACGGACGCGCACGCCGAGTCGGCGAGCCCTGTGTCGGTGATGATGCAGGACGGCATCGGCAGCGGGTCCAGCCTCTTCGGCGGCACGCTCGCGATCCCGACGTTCCTCTCCGGCGGGAACTACTACCTCTACAACACCACGCGCGGGCCGAGCTACATCCGCACGATGACCGCCAACAACGGGACGAGCCTCCCCGGCTCCTACGTCACCGACCCCGACAACAACTTCACGTCGCAGGTGCAGAAGGCCGCCGTCGACGCGCACTACGGCGCGATCACGACGTTCGACTACTTCAAGAACACCCACAACCGCAGCTCCTACAACAACAACAACGCGACGATTACGAGCACGGTCCACTACTCGAACAACTACAACAACGCGTTCTGGAACGGCTCGCAGATGGTCTACGGCGACGGCGACGGCAGCCAGTTCATCGCCCTCGTCTCGCTCGACATCGCGGCGCACGAGCTGACGCACGCCGTCACGAGCGCCTCGGCCGGGCTGATCTACCAGAACGAGTCCGGCGCGCTCAACGAGGCCGTCTCCGACATCTTCGCGGCGATGGTGGACCGCGACGACTGGAAGGTCGGCGAGGACAGCTACACGCCGGGTGTCTCGGGCGACGCGCTCCGCTACCTCAACAACCCGCCGCTCGGCAACCAGCCCGACCGCTACGCCGACCGCTACACCGGCTCCGGGGACAACGGCGGCGTCCACATCAACTCCGGGATTCCGAACAAGGTGGCCTACCTCATGGCCGACGGCGGCACGCACTACGGTCAGGCCGTCGCCGCGATCGGCCGCGCCAAGACCGAGGCGATCTGGTACCGCGCCCTCACGGTCTACTTCACGCAGTCGACGAACTTCGCCGCCGCGCGGACCGGCGTGCTCCAGGCCACGGCCGACCTCTACGGCACGAGCGGGACGGAGTATTCGACGGTGCAGAACGCGTGGGCGTCCGTCGGCATCGGGAGCCCGGCCGGTGGGGGGAACCCGCCGCCCTCGAACGACACGTACGAGCCCAACGACTCGTTCGCCACCGCCCACGGCCCGCTCACGTCCGGCACGGCGATCTCTTCGTTCATCGCCTCGTCCTCCGACGACGACTACTACACGTTCACGTCCACGGCGACAGGCACGATCAACGTCACGCTCGGCGGGTTCTCCGGCGACTACGACGTATTCCTCTACAACAGCGCCCAAGCCGAACTCGGCCGCGGCTACACGACGAACAACCCCGAGACGATCTCCGTCACGAACGCCGCCGCCGGGACCTACTACGTCCGCGTCGACGGCTACAACGGCGCCTCGTCCACGACCGACGACTACCAGCTCACCGTCACCTTCCCGACGGGCGGGGGCGGCGGCACGCCGCAGTGGTACTACGAGGACCTCGTCTACGAGTCGCCGCACAACTACCCCAACAACTACAACAACTCGAAGACCTACACGAAGGCCGGCGCGCAGCGCGTGGCGATGTACTTCTCGCAGTTCAACACGGAAGCGAACTACGACTTCGTCTACATCAAGGACGCGGGCGGCACGACGCGGGCGACCTACCACGGCAGCAAGTCCGCGTTCTGGGCGATCGTGGACGGCGCGAGCATCACGGCCAATCTCGTCAGCGACTACAGCGTGACGCGCTACGGCTACAAGGTGACGCGTGTGGCCTACTTCAGCCCGAACCCGCTCTTCGCGGGTGGGGAAGAGGGCACGCCGATGGCGTTCGCGCCGGACGCAGCCGAGAGCGTGCCGGTCGAGGTCGGTGCGAAGTCGCTCACCGGCCCGGTGGAGTTCGGCCTCGGGCAGAACCGGCCGAACCCGCTCACCTCATCGGCGACGATTAGCTACGGGCTCGACGCGACGAGCGCCGTCCGGCTCGTGGTCTACGACGTGCTCGGCCGCGAGGTGGCCGTGCTCGCCGACGACGTGCGCGAGGCGGGGTCGTACGAGGTGCGCTTCGACGCGACGGACCTCCCGGCGGGGACGTACTTCTACCGCCTGACGGCGGGGGACCACGTCGAGACGAAGCAGATGACGATCGTGCGCTAG